Below is a window of Streptomyces sp. WMMB303 DNA.
GATCCGGTCCAGCGAGCGGAACTCGCGGGCCAGAGCCTCGGCGGCGACGGGGCCGACGTGCCGGATGGAGAGACCGGTGATGATCCGGGCGAGCGGGCGCTCCTTGGCCGCCCGGATGTTCTCCAGCATCGCCAGGGTGTTCTTGCGCGGCTCGCCCTGCTTGTTGGCGAACAGGGTGACCGTCTTGTCCTCGCCGGTCGCCGGGTCCCGTTTGGGCAGCCCGCTGTCCGGGTCGAGGACGTAGGCCACGATGGGCAGCAGATCCTCCACCGTCAGGTCGAAGAGTCCGCCCTCGTCGCGCAGCGGCGGCTGCGCCGGCTCCAGCGGCTGGGTCAGCGCGCTGGCGACCACATAGCCGAAGTGCTCGATGTCCAGCGCCTTGCGGCCCGCCAGATAGAACAGCCGCTCGCGCAACTGGGCCGGGCAGGAGCGGGCGTTGGGGCAGCGCAGGTCGACATCGCCCTCCTTCATGGGCTGGAGCGTCCATCCGCACTCGGGGCACTCGGCGGGCATCACGAACTCCCGCTCGGTACCGTCGCGCAGGTCGGCGACCGGGCCCAGGATCTCGGGGATCACATCGCCCGCCTTGCGGAGCACGACCGTGTCGCCGATGAGTACGCCCTTGGCCTTGACCACGTCCTGGTTGTGCAGCGTGGCGAACTCCACCTCGGAACCGGCCACCGTGATCGGCTCCACCACCGCGTAGGGCGTGACCCGGCCGGTGCGGCCCACACCGACGCGGATGTCGACCAGCTGGGTGTTGACCTCCTCGGGCGCGTACTTCCACGCGATGGCCCAGCGCGGCGCCCGCGAGGTGGCCCCCAGCCGCCCCTGGAGGCGGATCTCGTCCAGCTTGACGACGACGCCGTCGATCTCGTGCTCCACCGAGTGCCGGTGTTCGCCGTAGTGGGTGATGAACCGGCGTACGCCCGCCAGCCCGTCCACCACCTCGGCGTGTGCCGAGGTCGGCAGGCCCCATTCGCGCAGCAGGTGGTAGACGTTCGAGAGGCGGGCGAAGTCCTCCTTGTCGAAGCCCTCCAGGGCGCCGATCCCGTGTACCACCATGTGCAGCGGGCGGGTGGCCGTCACCCGCGGGTCCTTCTGGCGCAGCGAGCCGGCCGCCGCGTTGCGCGGGTTCGCGAAGGGCTTCTCACCCGCCTCGACCAGCCGGGCGTTCAACTCCTCGAAGCGCTCCATGGGGAAGAACACCTCACCGCGCACCTCGACCAGCTCCGGCAGCCCCTCGCCGGTCAGCCGCTCGGGGATGTCGGAGATCGTCCGCACGTTGGGGGTGATGTCCTCACCCGTGCGGCCGTCGCCGCGGGTCGCCGCGCGGACCAGCCGACCGTGCTCGTAGGTGAGGTTCACCGCGAGGCCGTCGACCTTCAACTCGCACAGGAAGTGGTAGTCCACCCCCTCCAGCTCCCGGGCCACGCGGTCGGCCCACTCGCCCAGCTCCTCGTCGTCGAAGGCGTTGTCCAGCGAGAGCATCCGCTCCCGGTGGGCGACCTCCGTGAACTCCGTCTCGTACCGCCCGGAGACCTGCTGGGTCGGGGACTGCGGGGTGCGCAGCGCGGGGTGCTCCTCCTCCAGCGCCTCCAGTCGCCGCAGCAGCCGGTCGAACTCGGCGTCGCTGACGACCGGAGCGTCCTTGACGTAGTACCGGAAGCGGTGCTCCTCGACCTGTTCCGCGAGGCGCTGGTGCTCCTCCCGCTGCTGCGCGGGGACCGTTCCGTCCTCTTCGCCCGCCACCGTGGGTCCTCCCGTCACTGAGGGTTGTCAGCGAGTGCTCGTGCCGCCCGGACGCAGTAGGCGAGCGCCTGCCGCGCGTACGCGGGCGAGGCCCCCGCCAGCCCGCAGGTGGGGGTGACCACGACGGACTCGGCCAGCAGCCCCGGGGACAGCCCGAGCCTGCGCCACAACGACCTGACACCCCCGACGCTACCGGCCGGGTCTGACAATGCCCCGCCGTCCGGCTCGGTGGCCGGTACGACACCCGCGAAGAGCCGCAGTCCGCCCTCCACGGCCGCACCGACCATCTCGTCGTCACGCTCGGTGAGCAAGGAGAGGTCCAACGAGACGGCGTCAGCGCCCGCCCGGTGCAGCAGCCCGAGCGGCACACCCGGCGCGCACGAGTGCACGACCGTGGGGCCGTCGTGCACCGCGAGCAGCTCGCGGAGCACCCCTTCGACGACCGCCCGGTCCACGGCCGGGTGGGTGCGGTACCCGCTGGCCGTGCGCACGCTGCCGCGCAGCACGGCGGTGAGGGAGGGTTCGTCCAGCTGCAGCACGGGCACGGCATCCGGCACCCTGCGCCGCACGTCCGCCAGATGCGCCGCCAGTCCCTCGGCCAGCGAGGCGGCCAGGTCCCGGACGGCTCCGCTGTCGCCCAGCATGGCCTCGCCGTTGCGCCGCTCCAGTCCGGCGGCCAGCGTCCAGGGCCCCACGGCCGACACCTTCAGCCCCCGCCGGGCTCCCCCTTCGCCGTACCCCTGGGTGAACTCCTCCAGCGCGTCGAGGTCTTCGCCCAGCCAGGCGCGGGCCCGCCGGGTGTCCCGGCCCGGCCGGTCGCTGATCCGCCAGCCGCTGGGCTCCAGATGGACGTACATCTCGGCCAGCAGGCCCGCGGTACGGCCCAGCATGTCGGCGCCCGGCCCCCTGGCCGGCAGCTCCGGCAGGTGAGGCAGATGCTGCGGCGCCTCGAACGCGCCGGTGACCGTCCTGGCCGCCTCGCGGGCGTCCGTGCCGGGCATGGACCCGATGCCACCGGCTGCCGCGGGGCCCCACGGGAGGACGCCGCCGCCGGTCTGCGTGCTCTCGCTCACCGGGTCAGCCTCCGGGCTTCACGGACAGGTCCGTGATCTCCGCGCCCCTGGGCAGGTCCAGGGCCGTCAGGATGCTGGTGGCCACGGCCCGGGCGGGGATCCAGTGCTCGGGGTCGTACTCCTTGCCCTCCTGCCGGTGCACCTTCTCCTGCATGGGGGTGGCGGTGCGCCCGGGGTAGACGGAGCTGACGCGCACCCCGTTGCCGCTCTCCTCGCCGCGCAGCGCGTCCGCCAGCGCCTTGAGGCCGTGCTTGCTCGCCGCGTAGGCGCCCCACTCGGGGTTGGCCCGCAGGCCGGCGCCCGAGTTGACGAAGACGACGTGGCCGCGGGAGCGGCGGAGCTGCGGCAGCAGCAGCCGGGTCAGCTCGGCCGGCGCCGTCAGGTTGGCGGCGAGCGTGGCCTGCCACAGCTTGGGGGTGCTCTCGCCGACGGTCCCCAGTTCGACGACCCCGGCGACGTGGAGCAGCGAGTCGACCTCCTCGGGGAGCGTCTGGTGCTCGAACGCCCAGGACAGGCGCCCCGGTTCGGCCAGGTCGCCGACCAGCGTGCGGGCGCCCTGGAACCGGGCGGCGAGTTCCTTGGCCCGGCCCGCGTTCCGGGCGAGCAGGTAGAGGGTGTCGCCGCGGTCCAGGAGGCGGCGGGCCACCTCGGCCCCGATCCCGGAGCCCGCGCCTGTGATCACATGTGTTGCCATGCCCCCATGATCCCGCACCCCGGTGCTCCGGCCGCCAGGCGGCTCACCGGAGGGCGGGCCGGCGCGCGGCCTGGGCCCGGGGCCGGCCCGGGACGGCGCGCGCCCTCAGGCCGCGAAGATCGACTCCAGTTTGTCGTACTCCTCCAGGCAGCGCCCGGTCCCCAGGGCCACGCAGCCCAGCGGTTCGTCGGCGATGGTCACCGGCATCCCGGTCTCCTTGATCAGCCGCTCGTCCAGGCCGTGCAGCAGGGCGCCGCCGCCGGTCAGGACGAGGCCGCGCTCCATGATGTCGCCGTACAGCTCCGGCGGGCACTCCTCGAACGCCGCCTGGACGGCGGCCACGATGGAGCGCACCGGGCGCTCGACGGCCTCCACGATCTCCCCGGGCGAGAGTTGGACCACCTTGGGCATTCCGGTGTGTTTGTCCCGCCCGCGCACCGGGACGAACTCGCCGCTCCCGAGGGACATCTTGATCTCCTCGGAGGTCCGCTCACCGACGGCGATGGTGTACTCCCGCTCGATCCAGGAGGCGATGGCCGCGTCCAGCGCGTCGCCCGCGACCCGGGCCGACCGGGAGACGACCATCCCGCCCAGCGAGATGATGGCGATCTCCGTGCTGCCGCCGCCGATGTCCACGACCATCGAGCCGCGCGCCTCGTGCACCGGCAGCCCGGCGCCGATCGCCGCAGCTATGGGTTCCTCGATCAGCCGCACGGACCGGGCGCCCGCGCGGCTGGCGGTCTGCAGCACGGCACGCCGCTCGACTCCGGTGACCCCGCTGGGTACGCACACCACGACCCGGGGCGACCTGCCGCGGCCCCGGCCGTCGCGGGCGGCGCGGATGAAGTACCGCAGCATTCCCTCCGTCGCCTCGAAATCGGTGATCACTCCGCCCTTGAGCGGGCGGGTCGCGGTGATCGTTCCGGGAGTTCGCCCCACGGCCTGGCGCGCCTGGGCGCCGACCGCCAGCACTTTTCCGGTGCGGGTGTCGATGGCGACGACGGAGGGCTCGTCGAGGACCACTCCGCGCCCGCGTTCGTACACCAGCGTGTTGGCCGTTCCGAGGTCTATACCGATGTCGCGGCCACGGAACGAGGAAGAGGCGGAGGAGAGGGCGGAGGAGGTGCGGTTGGCCATGTGTGCTCACCCAAGCTCGGTGCGGTGTTGTACGAGGATGCCACGAGTCGTCTGAATTGTGGTGCTGCCAGCCGCAGCATACCCAACTGTCCTGTTTACTGCGGCAGGTGGGCCCCACCGGCCCGCCGAAAATCTGGAATCGGAAAGATGCTGGTCGGAGCGCGTTTTCCGGACAATCGCACACATGCATCAGCCAGTTGGTGGCATAGATCTCCGGGGGTTGGATAGCTATGCACCGGAGACCACGCGCGGTTCACCGAGCCCGAAGCCTGGTGCGTCCTCGGGGACCGCGCCTTGGGCCACCGTCTCTACCACTGGAGGTTTCGTCATTTCCGCGCGACCGGCTCAGGAATTCGGAGACAACCCCGTCGAGGTCCGGGAAACCGGACACTATACAGAGGAATACGTCCCCAGCTTCGTGGAGAAGTGGGATTCTCTCATAGATTGGGAGAAGCGAGCGGAGAGCGAGGGAAATTTCTTCATCGACCTGCTGCGAAAGCGAGGAGTGCGGAGCGTCCTCGACGTCGCGACAGGGACCGGGTTTCACTCGGTACGGCTGTTGGAGGCCGGATTCGAAACCGTGAGCGCGGACGGAAGTGCCGACATGCTCGCGATGGCGTTCGAAAACGGAATGAAGCACGGCGACCACATCCTACGGGTCGTCCAGGCCGACTGGCGCTGGCTCAACCGGGACGTTCACGGTGAGTACGACGCTATCGTGTGCCTCGGCAACTCCTTCACGCATCTCTTCTCGGAACGCGACCGTCGGAAGGCGCTGGCCGAGTTCTACGCGATGCTGAAGCACGACGGAATCCTCATCCTGGATCAGCGCAACTACGACGCGATTCTGGACCGCGGGTACTCCAGCAAGCACACGTACTACTACTGCGGCGAAGACGTCGCGGTCGAGCCGGAATACATGGACGAGGGGCTGTGCCGCATGCGGTACCGCTTCGCCGGCAGCGCCGACTACCACCTCAACATGTTCCCGCTCCGCAAGGACTACACGCGGCGCCTCATGTCGGAGGTCGGATTCCAGCGCATCGACACGTACGGCGACTTCCAGCACACGTACCGGGACGAGCAGCCCGACTTCTTTGTGCATGTCGCGGAAAAGGAATATCACCCGGAGAATGAAGGAGAAGGCGCTTACGGTGGCGCCGTCGGTACGGCGCGGAGTTATTACAACTCCCCCGACGCCGACACCTTCTATTCGTCCGTGTGGGGTGGCGAGGATATACATGTCGGCATCTACTCCGATGCCGAGCAGCCCATCGCGGAAGCGAGTCGGCACACCGTCGAGCGCATGGCTTCCGGGCTCGGCCTCGACCGCGATTCCCGCGTCCTCGACCTCGGTTCCGGCTTCGGGGGCTCGGCCCGCTACCTCGCCGAGACCTTCGGCTGCACGGTCCAGGCCCTCAACCTCAGCGAGGTGGAGAACCAGCGGCACAAGGAACTGAACGCGGCCCGCGGCCTCACCGACCGGATCGAGGTCGTGGACGGCTCCTTCGAAAGCGTGCCGTTCCCCGACTCCAGCGTGGACGTGGTCTGGTCGCAGGACGCGTTCCTGCACAGCGGGGACAGGCTGCGGGTGCTGGAGGAGATCCGCCGGGTCCTGAAGCCGGGCGGACAGCTGGTCTTCACCGACCCGATGGCCGCCGACGACACCGACTTCAGCGCCATCCAGCCCATCCTGGACCGCATCCACCTCGACGACATGGGCTCCCCCGGCTTCTACAAGCGGGAGCTCACCCGGCTCGGCTTCACCCCGACCGAGCACGAGGACTCGGACGCCGGGTTCGAGGATCTGCGGGAGCAACTCGTGCGGCACTACGGACGGGTGCTGCAGGAGACCGAGCGGCAGGAGGCCGACGGGCTCGCCTCGAAGATCAGCAGCGACTATCTGAGCCAGATGAAGAAGGGGCTCGCGCACTGGGTCGAAGGGGGCGAGAAGCGCCGCCTGACCTGGGGTATCTTCCGCTTCACCCTGACGAAGGGCTGAGCGGGCGCGCCGCCTCGGCGCCGCGGTGACCCGCATCGCACGGCCGCCCGCCCTCCCCGGTCCGCACCGGGGAGGGCGGGCGCGTGCCCGCGGTCAGCGCCCCGTTGCGGGGTCGGGCGCGGGCTGCCGCTCGCGGGGCCGGACGTCCGCATGGTGGCCGTCGCCGGGCACCGGTTCGGGCCGGATCGTCACCGAGTCCCGGAACCCACCTTCCGGGGGGATCAGCCGGATCGACGGCCGGAGTTCGCCGGACCGCTCGCTCTCCTCGGGCTGCGGGGTGACCGGCACGCTGCCGTGCATGGGGTTGCCCGAGACGTCACCGTCCCCGCCGTCGCCGGAGCCCGGACCGTCCTCCGCGTCGTGCCAGCCCGACTCGCCCCCGCCGGAGGCGGACTCCTGCTGCCAGCTCACCGTCAGCAGGCCCCCGGTCGCCACGAGCACCGCCCAGATCCCGGTCAGCCAGGCCCACCGTCGCCGCTGCCGTGCGTCCAACTCCGCTCCCCCGCCCCTGCATCAGCCGTGCATCGGTGTGCCGCCCGCCGAGCGCCGCGTCGCGTGCGCCGGGAGCGTGCCACAGCGTACGCACTCCGCCACCCGGAGCGCAGCTCACCGCCGGCCGACGGTCGCCTCTCTCCCCGGCCCGGGCCGGCCGGCTCTAAGCTGGGGCCATGGCCTCCTCCTCGCTCCCCATGAACATCTGTGTCTTCTGCTCGGCCGCCGAGCTGGACAGCGTCTACACCGAAGCGGCACGCGAGTTCGCCGAACTGCTCGGCAAGCGGGGCCACAGCCTCGTGTGGGGCGGCTCGGACTCGGGGCTGATGAAGGTCGTGGCGGATGGCGTGCAGGGTGCGGGCGGGCGGCTGATCGGCGTCTCGGTGGAGTTCCTGCGCGATGTGGCACGGCCGGACACCGACGAGATGGTCGTGGCCGCCGACCTGGCCGAGCGCAAGGCGCTCCTGCTGGACCGCGCGGACGCCGTGGTGGTGCTGGTGGGCGGCACCGGCACGCTGGACGAGGCGACCGAGATCCTGGAACTGCGCAAGCACGGCATGCACAGCAAGCCGGTCGTGGTGCTCAACACCGCGGGCTTCTACAACGGCCTACAGCAGCAGATGGCGCGGATGGAGGCGGAGGGTTTCCTGCCCGTCCCGCTGGCGGACCTGGTCAGCTTCGCCGACGACGGCCCGCAGGCACTGGAGTTGCTCGGCGCCTGAGGCCGCGGTGGCCGGGCTGGGCGGCCGCGGGTGCCGAGCGGGCGCCGGCCGGCGGCCGGCCGGACACGACGTTGCCCGCCCCGCCCCCGTGTGCTCGCCCGGGGCCGCCCCGGCTCCGGGCAGCCCGGACAGTCCGGGAGCGGGCCCGTCCCGGCGGCTCGGGCCCGGGGGCGGCGCGCTCCGCGGCTCAGGCCGCCGGGACGGCGCGCTCCGTCCGGTCGATCGTCGCCGAGCCGACCACCCGGGTGCCGTCGTAGAGCACGATCGCCTGCCCCGGTGCCACACCGCGCTCCGGAGCGGTGAACCGCACCCGCAGCTCGCCGTCGACCAGCTCCGCCTCCACCGGTGTCTCGGCACCGTGCGCCCGCAGCTGCGCCGTGTACGGGCGGGGGCCCTCCGCCGGGGGCGCACCGCACCAGCGGGGGCGGACCGCGGTGAGGGCGGCGACGTCGAGGGAGGCCGCCGGGCCGACGGTGACCGTGTTGTCGACCGGGGAGATGTCCAGCACGTAGCGCGGCTTGCCGTCCGGGGCCGGGTGCCCCAGCCGCAGGCCCTTGCGCTGGCCGACGGTGAATCCGTAGGCGCCGTCGTGGCTGCCCACTTTAGCGCCGGACTCGTCGACCACGTCGCCCTCGGCCCGGCCGAGCCGGGAGGCGAGGAATCCCTGGGTGTCGCCGTCGGCGATGAAGCAGATGTCGTGGCTGTCGGGCTTCTTCGCCACGGCCAGACCGCGGCGCGCGGCCTCGGCGCGGATCTCCTCCTTGGTGGTGAGGGTGTCGCCCAGCGGGAACAGTGCGTGGCTCAGCTGCCGCTCGTCCAGCACTCCCAGCACATAGCTCTGGTCCTTGGCCTGGTCACTCGCCCGGTGGAGTTCCCGGTGCCCGTCCTCACGCGTCACCACAGTGGCGTAGTGGCCGGTGCAGACGGCGTCGAATCCCAGCGCCAGCGCCTTGTCCAGCAGCGCGGCGAACTTGATCTTCTCGTTGCAGCGCAGGCAGGGGTTGGGCGTGCGGCCCGCCTCGTACTCGGCGACGAAGTCCTCCACCACGTCCTCGCGGAAGCGCTCGGCCAGGTCCCACACGTAGAAGGGGATGCCGATGACGTCGGCGGCGCGGCGTGCGTCGTTCGAGTCCTCGATGGTGCAGCAGCCGCGCGCACCCGTGCGGAACGACTTAGGGTTGGCGGACAGAGCCAGATGCACGCCCGTGACGTCGTGTCCGGCCTCGACGGCACGGGCCGCAGCGACGGCGGAGTCGACCCCGCCGGACATGGCGGCCAGCACACGGACCGGGCGCGCGGAGGCTGTGCCCCGCGAGGATGCAGTAGTCATAGCGCCCTCCAGGGTAGACGGAACCTCCCGGCCACCCGAACGCGTTAGGGAGCGCATGGGACCAGCGGCGGATGACGGACACGAGGACGGCCCGGCCAACGGCGCCGGGTCCGGGCCCGGCGAGGGCAGGGACGTCGGGCCCGGCGGCCCGGACGAGGCGGGCGGCACCCCCGGCGGAAGCCGCCGGGAGGGCGCGCGCGGGCGCGGGGTCGCCCGGCGGCGGCTGCTGATCGGCGGCAGCACCGTCGTGGGCCTCGGCGTGCTCGGAGTGGCCACCCAGCAGGAGCTCAAGCGCTGGTGGTGGCGGATGCCGGGGAACGACAAGCCGCGGCTGGAGGGCGCGGTGGACGACACCCGAGCCCGGTGGGTCGCCGCCGCCGACGCGAACATGCGCCGCAGCGACCGGCCCGCCGACTACGGCATCGACCGGGTGATCGTGCATGTCACGCAGGGCAGCGCGGCAGCGGCCGTGAAGGTCTTCCGGGACCCCGAGCACCAGGCGGCGGCACACTACATCGTCTGCCAGGACGGGCAGATCATCCAGATGATCCGCGAGCTGGACGTCGCCTTCCACGCGGCGAACAAGGAGTACAACGAGCGCAGCATCGGCGTGGAGCACGAGGGCTGGATAGACCGCCCGCAGGACTTCACGGACGCCATGTACCGCTCCTCGGCCAGGCTGACGGCGGGGATCTGCTCCCGGTACGGCTTCCCCGCCGACCGGCGGCACATCATCGGCCACAACGAGGTCCCGGGGGCCGACCACACCGATCCGGGGCGGCACTGGGACTGGGACAAGTACCTGCGGATGGTCCGCACCGAGATGCGGGTGGAGAGCACGCTCCGGGACAAGTGACCGCCGGGGTGAGTGGCCCGGCGTGCGGCGTCGTCCGGTGCGCTCAGCTCAGCCCCGCCGTGCGGGCCCGTTCGACGACCGGGCCGATCGCCTGCGCCAGCGCGTCCACGTCCGCCTTGGTGGTGGTGTGGCCCAGCGAGAAGCGGAGGGTGCCCCGGGCGAGGTCGGGATCGGTGCCGGTGGCCAGCAGCACATGGCTGGGCTGGGCGACGCCCGCCGTGCAGGCCGAACCGGTCGAACAGGCGATCCCCTGCGCGTCCAGGAGCAGCAGCAGCGAGTCCCCCTCGCAGCCCGGGAAGGAGAAGTGCGCGTTGGCCGCGAGCCGCCCGGCCGGGTCCGGGTCGCCGTTGAGCACCGCGTCCGGTACGGCGTGGCGGACCGCCGCCACCAGCGCGTCCCGCAGCCCGCCCACCTCGCGGACGAAGTCGGCCCGCCGCTCGACGGCGACCTCGCCGGCCGTGGCGAACGCGGCGATGGCGGGGGTGTCCAGCGTGCCGGAGCGCACGTGCCGCTCCTGGCCCCCGCCGTGCAGCAGCGGCACCGGCGCGTACTCCCGGCCCAGCAGCAGCGCGCCGACTCCGTAGGGGCCGCCGGTCTTGTGGCCGGTGACGGCCGTCGAGGCGAGCCCGGACCCGCTGAAGGAGAGCTCGAGCTGGCCGAACGCCTGCACCGCGTCCGAGTGCAGCGGCACGTCGAACTCGGCGGCGACCTCGGCGAGTTCCGGTATCCGGGTGACCGTGCCGATCTCGTTGTTCGCCCACATGACGGTGGCCAGCGCGACGTCGGAGGGGTCGCGTGCGATGGCCTCGCGCAGCGCCTCGGGGTGCACCCGGCCGTACGCGTCCACCGGCAGCCATTCCAGGCGGGCGCCCTCGTGCTCGGCCAGCCACTCGACGGCGTCCAGCACGGCGTGGTGCTCCACCGGCCCGGCCAACACCCGGGTGCGCCGGGCGTCCTGGTCCCGGCGGGCCCAGTAGAGCCCCTTGACGGCGAGGTTGTCCGCCTCGGTCCCGCCCGCGGTGAAGACCACCTCGCTGGGGCGCGCTCCGAGCGAGGCCGCGAGCGACTCGCGGGCCTCCTCCACCGTGCGCCGGGCCCGCCGTCCCGCGCCGTGCAGCGAGGAGGCGTTGCCGACGACCGCGAGCTGTTCGGTCATCGTCCGCACCGCTTCGGGCCACATGGGCGTGGTGGCGGCGTGGTCGAGATAGACGGGGTGGGCGGAGTCAGCCATGGTTCCCCAATCCTACGGTTCCCCACGGGGCGCACGACCGGCGCGTGGCAGCGCACCCAGCGGCCGGGCGTCCGCGGGCGCGGGAGGGGTGCGGCGCGTGCCGTTCTGCTGATGGGATCGGCACATGGACGAGACGACACCGCCATGGGACCAGTGCGGAACGGGCGCGGATCAGCAGGATCCGGTCGGCTGCCGGGGCATCCGCGTCGGCACGTACAGCGCGTGCCTGACACATCTGGAGGCGGAGGAGAGGGACGCCGCGCTGGCGGACCTGCGCCCGGGCGCCGACCTGGACCTGCGCGGCACGGACCTCGGCGCGCCGTTGCTGAACCGGATATCCGCAGCCCTGCGGCCGGACGCCGGCGCGGGCCCCCGGTTCGGCGCGGTCTCCTTCGCGGGGGCGCGGTTGGCCCCCGGCGCCGGCTTCCGCTCCGCCGTCTTCGAGGGCGACGCCGATTTCATTCGGCCACCTTCACCGGCTACGGCGACTTCAGCTCGAGCACCTTCACCGGCGGCGCGGACTTCAGCTCGGCCGCCTTCACCGCGGGCGCCGTCTTCGGTTCGGCGGCGTTCCACGGCAGAGTCCATCTCATCGACGCGCACTTCGCCGGCAGTGTGTCCTTCCGCAGGGTGTCGTTCCACTCGCCGGTGCAGCTCGGCCCCCTGGTCTGCGCCGAGGCGGTCTTCCTGGACGACGCGGTGTTCCGGGGCAGGGCCGACCTGTGGTTCTCCGCCGCCCGGGTGTCCTGCCGGGTCGTGCGCTTCGAGGGACCCGCGGAGCTGCAGTTGCGCTATGCCTCCCTGGACCTGACCGGAGCGGCCTTCCAGCACCCGTGCACCGTGACCGGTGACCTGAACCGGAGCCACGCGCTGCGCGGCGAGGACGAGCTGGCCTCGCGTACGGACCCCGGCGCCTCCGTCGGCTCGCTGCGCGGGGTGGACGCCTCGATGCTGCTGCTGTCGGACATGGATCTGAGCGAGTGCGCCTTCGTGGGCACCCACCATCTGGACCAGCTCCGGCTGGAGGGGCGCTGGGACCTGGGCACGACTCCGCGGGGTGTGCGGTGGCAGCGCGGCGTACCCCGCTGGTGCACCAGGCGGCAGGTGCTCCAGGAGAAGCGACGCTGGCGCACCCTGCCGGGCCGCCGGCCCGCGCGGCACGACTGGGCCCGCCACCGGCCTTTCCCGACGCGGTACCGGGTCTCGCCGCGCTCACGACCACCTACCGGCAGCTGCGCAAGTCCCGGGAGGACGCGAAGGACGAACAGGGAGCCGCGGACTTCTACTACGGCGAGATGGAGATGCGCCGCTACAGCCGCAGCCGACGGCATGCCGAGCGCTGGCTGCTCACGCTCTACTGGGCCGTTTCCGGCTACGGGCTGCGGGCGTCCCGCGCGGTGGCCTGGCTCGGCGCGACGATGCTGGCGACCGTACTGCTGACGATGGCCTTCGGTCTGCCCGACACCCCCGCCCACGCCTATCGTGCCGCGTCCGGCCTGACCGGGACGCGTGCGCCGGAACTCCGCCGCCCGCTGCCGGACCGGTTCACCGCGGAACGCGCGGAGCGGGCGGTGGACGTGGTGCTCAGCTCGGTCGTCCTGCGTTCCGGCGAACCCGAGCTGACCCGCGCGGGCAGCTACCTCAACATGACCGCCCGCCTCACGGAGCCCGCGCTGCTGGGTCTGGCCGTGCTCGCGGTGCGCGGCCGGATCAAACGCGGCTGACACCCGGCGGACCCCGCCCCCGGAGGGCGGCCCCGGGGGCGGCCCGCTCTCAGCCCCGGTTCTCCGCCTGGAACATCCAGTGCTCCTTCTCCAGGACGGCGGTGAGCTGGATGAAGACGTCCTCGGTGACCGGGTCGACCGGGCCGACGGCCTTCATCCGCTCCCGGGCCTTGGTGATGACGGCGCCGAGGGCTTCGACCATCAGGCGGACCGCGTCGTTGTCGGGGAGCCAGCCCTCCTTGACGGTGTTGACGGCGCTGCCGGCGGCGACGGTGGTGGAGCGGCCGTCGGGGCTGATGCCGAGCGCGGAGGCCCGCTCGGCGACGGTGTCGGAGTACTGGCGGGCCGTGTCGACGACCTCGTCGAGCTGGAGGTGGATGGAGCGGAAGCGCGGCCCCACCACGTTCCAGTGGATCTGCTTGGCGGCGAGGGAGAGGTCGATGAGGTCCAACAGCGTGCCCTGCAGCGCCTCTGCGACGGTCTTGAGGTCCGACTCCGGAAGCGTGCTCTTCACTGTGTAGGTCACGTGCGTCGCTTTCTCTCGGGCAGGCAAACGTTCCCGACCTACGTAAGCACATCACACCAAAAGGGGCATCGAGGCGCCCGTGCCGGTCACCCGGGCCGCCTCCGTCGCCCGCCCCGCCGGCGCTATGCGCGCGCCAGTTGCCGGGACTGGGCGACCAGGCGGTCGG
It encodes the following:
- the ligA gene encoding NAD-dependent DNA ligase LigA codes for the protein MAGEEDGTVPAQQREEHQRLAEQVEEHRFRYYVKDAPVVSDAEFDRLLRRLEALEEEHPALRTPQSPTQQVSGRYETEFTEVAHRERMLSLDNAFDDEELGEWADRVARELEGVDYHFLCELKVDGLAVNLTYEHGRLVRAATRGDGRTGEDITPNVRTISDIPERLTGEGLPELVEVRGEVFFPMERFEELNARLVEAGEKPFANPRNAAAGSLRQKDPRVTATRPLHMVVHGIGALEGFDKEDFARLSNVYHLLREWGLPTSAHAEVVDGLAGVRRFITHYGEHRHSVEHEIDGVVVKLDEIRLQGRLGATSRAPRWAIAWKYAPEEVNTQLVDIRVGVGRTGRVTPYAVVEPITVAGSEVEFATLHNQDVVKAKGVLIGDTVVLRKAGDVIPEILGPVADLRDGTEREFVMPAECPECGWTLQPMKEGDVDLRCPNARSCPAQLRERLFYLAGRKALDIEHFGYVVASALTQPLEPAQPPLRDEGGLFDLTVEDLLPIVAYVLDPDSGLPKRDPATGEDKTVTLFANKQGEPRKNTLAMLENIRAAKERPLARIITGLSIRHVGPVAAEALAREFRSLDRIAAAEEEELAATEGVGPTIAASLKAWFAEDWHRRMVERWRAAGVRMEAEDAGEEGPRPLVGLTTVVTGTLASYTRDGAKAALQEQGAKVTGSVSKKTDFVIVGENPGSKYDKAVQAKVPILDDDGLAVLLAEGPEAARAAALATGEEEEADV
- a CDS encoding methionine synthase — protein: MPGTDAREAARTVTGAFEAPQHLPHLPELPARGPGADMLGRTAGLLAEMYVHLEPSGWRISDRPGRDTRRARAWLGEDLDALEEFTQGYGEGGARRGLKVSAVGPWTLAAGLERRNGEAMLGDSGAVRDLAASLAEGLAAHLADVRRRVPDAVPVLQLDEPSLTAVLRGSVRTASGYRTHPAVDRAVVEGVLRELLAVHDGPTVVHSCAPGVPLGLLHRAGADAVSLDLSLLTERDDEMVGAAVEGGLRLFAGVVPATEPDGGALSDPAGSVGGVRSLWRRLGLSPGLLAESVVVTPTCGLAGASPAYARQALAYCVRAARALADNPQ
- a CDS encoding SDR family oxidoreductase; translated protein: MATHVITGAGSGIGAEVARRLLDRGDTLYLLARNAGRAKELAARFQGARTLVGDLAEPGRLSWAFEHQTLPEEVDSLLHVAGVVELGTVGESTPKLWQATLAANLTAPAELTRLLLPQLRRSRGHVVFVNSGAGLRANPEWGAYAASKHGLKALADALRGEESGNGVRVSSVYPGRTATPMQEKVHRQEGKEYDPEHWIPARAVATSILTALDLPRGAEITDLSVKPGG
- a CDS encoding rod shape-determining protein → MANRTSSALSSASSSFRGRDIGIDLGTANTLVYERGRGVVLDEPSVVAIDTRTGKVLAVGAQARQAVGRTPGTITATRPLKGGVITDFEATEGMLRYFIRAARDGRGRGRSPRVVVCVPSGVTGVERRAVLQTASRAGARSVRLIEEPIAAAIGAGLPVHEARGSMVVDIGGGSTEIAIISLGGMVVSRSARVAGDALDAAIASWIEREYTIAVGERTSEEIKMSLGSGEFVPVRGRDKHTGMPKVVQLSPGEIVEAVERPVRSIVAAVQAAFEECPPELYGDIMERGLVLTGGGALLHGLDERLIKETGMPVTIADEPLGCVALGTGRCLEEYDKLESIFAA
- a CDS encoding class I SAM-dependent methyltransferase, with product MRKRGVRSVLDVATGTGFHSVRLLEAGFETVSADGSADMLAMAFENGMKHGDHILRVVQADWRWLNRDVHGEYDAIVCLGNSFTHLFSERDRRKALAEFYAMLKHDGILILDQRNYDAILDRGYSSKHTYYYCGEDVAVEPEYMDEGLCRMRYRFAGSADYHLNMFPLRKDYTRRLMSEVGFQRIDTYGDFQHTYRDEQPDFFVHVAEKEYHPENEGEGAYGGAVGTARSYYNSPDADTFYSSVWGGEDIHVGIYSDAEQPIAEASRHTVERMASGLGLDRDSRVLDLGSGFGGSARYLAETFGCTVQALNLSEVENQRHKELNAARGLTDRIEVVDGSFESVPFPDSSVDVVWSQDAFLHSGDRLRVLEEIRRVLKPGGQLVFTDPMAADDTDFSAIQPILDRIHLDDMGSPGFYKRELTRLGFTPTEHEDSDAGFEDLREQLVRHYGRVLQETERQEADGLASKISSDYLSQMKKGLAHWVEGGEKRRLTWGIFRFTLTKG